From a region of the Osmia lignaria lignaria isolate PbOS001 chromosome 10, iyOsmLign1, whole genome shotgun sequence genome:
- the LOC117611651 gene encoding paramyosin, long form, whose product MNQTDRMSSAIAKASKYTYRSTGGGTADVSIEYSADLSALTRLEDKIRLLQDDLESERELRQRIERERADLSVQVIQLSERLEEAEGGAESQFEINKKRDTELAKLRKLLEDVHLESEETAHLLRKKHQEVVVDFQDQIDQLSKARARADKEKSKFQQEVYELLAQLDSVTKEKLMSIKTVEKLEIHVAELNVKIEELNRTIVDITSHKTRLSQENIELTKEVQDLKVNIENVIYLKTQIAGQLEDARRRLEDEDRRRSLVEASLHQVETELESVRIQLEEESEARLDIERQLVKANGEVQIWRSKYETEANARAEEVEELRRKYSARIQEQEEQIETLLVKINNLEKQKSRLQSEVEVLIIDLEKANGTARELQKRVEQLEKINIELKARLDESMAMYEQSQRDLRNKQQELQRTNAELDKTRELKDQLARENKKLADDLSDAKNQLADMNRRLHELELELRRLENEREELAAAYKEAEAGRKIEEQRSQRLSAELTQLRHDYERRLTEKDEEIECIRKQTSIEIEQLNARVVEAETKLKTEVQRVKKKLQIQITELELTLDVANKNNIDLQKTIKKQSLTLTELQAHYDEVQRQLQVTLDQLGISQRRLQSLTAELEEVRGNYESALRAKRSVEQQYEESVSRINELTTINVNIASSKAKLEQELATLAGDYEEVTKELRVSDERYQRVQNELKHTVEILHEEQERIVKIEAIKKSLEIEVKNLSVRLEEVEANAIVGGKRIISKLEARIRDLELELDEEKRRHAETVKILRKKERNIKEVMIQVEEDSKNIALLQESLDKAHQKVSIYKRQLQEQEGMSQQSVTRVRRFQRELEAAEDRADTAESNLTLIRAKHRSFVTTSTVPGSQVYLVQETRSDL is encoded by the exons ATGAATCAAACGGACAGGATGTCTTCAGCGATCGCTAAAGCCTCCAAGTACACGTACCGCTCCACCGGAGGTGGTACCGCCGATGTCAGCATCGAATACAGCGCCGACCTGAGCGCTCTCACCAGACTGGAG GACAAAATCCGCCTGCTGCAGGATGACCTGGAGTCTGAGAGAGAGCTGCGTCAGAGG aTCGAACGCGAGCGCGCTGATTTGAGCGTGCAAGTCATCCAACTATCCGAACGTCTCGAAGAGGCGGAAGGTGGCGCCGAATCTCAA TTTGAGATCAACAAAAAAAGGGACACGGAACTGGCCAAACTGCGCAAACTACTCGAAGATGTTCATCTCGAGAGCGAGGAAACCGCGCACCTTCTGCGCAAGAAACACCAGGAAGTCGTTGTTGACTTCCAGGATCAAATCGACCAACTTTCAAAAGCCCGCGCTAG agcTGACAAGGAAAAATCGAAGTTCCAACAAGAAGTGTACGAACTCCTCGCCCAACTCGACAGTGTCACCAAAGAAAAATTGATGTCGATAAAGACTGTAGAGAAGCTCGAGATACATGTAGCTGAGCTGAACgtgaaaattgaagaattaaacCGTACCATCGTTGACATCACCAGCCACAAAACCAGACTATCCCAGGAAAATATCGAGCTTACAAAGGAAGTGCAGGACTTGAAG GTCAACATCGAGAATGTTATTTACCTGAAGACCCAGATCGCAGGTCAGCTCGAGGATGCTCGCCGTCGTCTCGAAGATGAAGATCGTCGTCGTTCATTGGTCGAGGCTTCCTTGCATCAG GTGGAAACGGAACTGGAATCCGTTCGCATTCAACTGGAAGAAGAATCTGAAGCACGTTTGGACATTGAACGGCAATTGGTTAAGGCTAATGGTGAAGTACAAATATGGAGATCGAAATACGAAACTGAGGCCAATGCTCGCGCCGAAGag GTAGAGGAATTACGTCGCAAATACAGCGCTCGCATCCAGGAACAAGAAGAACAGATTGAAACCCTGCTGGTGAAGATCAACAACCTTGAAAAACAAAAGTCTCGCCTACAATCTGAAGTGGAAGTCCTGATCATTGACTTAGAAAAG GCCAATGGAACAGCTCGGGAGCTCCAGAAACGCGTTGAACAACTAGAGAAGATTAATATCGAACTAAAGGCTCGTTTGGATGAAAGTATGGCGATGTATGAACAGAGCCAACGTGATCTTCGCAACAAGCAACAAGAACTTCAACGTACCAATGCTGAACTCGACAAAACTCGTGAATTGAAGGACCAACTGGCTCGTGAGAACAAGAAATTGGCAG ATGACCTCAGCGATGCTAAGAACCAACTGGCCGACATGAACCGCAGACTTCACGAATTGGAACTGGAACTTCGTCGTCTGGAGAACGAACGTGAAGAACTTGCTGCTGCCTACAAAGAGGCTGAAGCA GGACGCAAGATAGAAGAACAACGTTCCCAGAGATTGTCTGCTGAATTAACTCAACTTCGCCATGACTACGAACGTCGCTTGACTGAAAAAGATGAAGAAATCGAATGCATCCG cAAGCAGACCAGTATCGAGATCGAGCAGCTGAACGCCCGCGTGGTCGAAGCGGAGACGAAGCTGAAGACCGAGGTACAACGCGTGAAAAAGAAGTTGCAGATCCAGATCACCGAACTGGAGCTGACTTTGGACGTTGCCAACAAGAACAACATCGATTTGCAGAAGACCATCAAGAAACAATCGCTCACCTTGACC gaACTCCAAGCTCACTACGACGAAGTTCAACGCCAACTGCAGGTAACCCTGGACCAACTAGGAATCAGTCAACGACGCCTGCAATCATTAACTGCCGAGCTCGAGGAAGTACGCGGCAACTATGAATCT GCCCTCCGTGCAAAGAGAAGCGTCGAACAGCAATACGAGGAATCGGTTAGCCGCATCAACGAGTTGACCACCATCAACGTGAACATCGCTTCTTCCAAGGCAAAACTCGAACAAGAATTAGCTACCCTGGCTGGTGATTACGAGGAAGTTACCAAAGAATTGAGAGTCAGCGACGAAAGATACCAGCGAGTACAGAACGAATTGAAACACACCGTGGAGATCTTACACGAGGAACAAGAACGTATCGTGAAGATCGAGGCCATCAAGAAGTCTCTTGAAATTGAAGTGAAGAACCTGTCCGTCAGATTGGAAGAGGTTGAAGCCAACGCTATTGTTGGAGGCAAACGAATCATCAGTAAACTCGAAGCGAGG ATTCGTGACCTGGAGCTCGAGTTGGACGAGGAGAAACGTCGACATGCCGAGACCGTGAAGATCCTCCGCAAGAAGGAGCGTAACATCAAGGAGGTGATGATCCAGGTCGAGGAGGACTCGAAAAACATTGCTTTATTGCAAGAATCATTGGACAAAGCGCACCAGAAAGTAAGCATCTACAAGAGGCAGCTGCAAGAACAGGAAGGCATGTCCCAGCAGAGCGTGACCAGGGTTCGCCGATTCCAAAGAGAATTGGAAGCTGCAGAGGACCGTGCTGATACCGCCGAAAGTAACTTAACTTTGATCCGTGCGAAACACCGCAGCTTCGTCACCACCTCCACCGTACCCGGTTCTCAGGTGTACCTCGTCCAGGAGACGAGGAGTGACCTGTAA
- the LOC117611655 gene encoding paramyosin, short form isoform X2, translated as MAGYLPPMYVPSEPKWKHWPTYIYDKNYSCGVNYYQPMLDYIERQGRSNYRSSRMSEPPELPWSDGRALWEDKPVEPYSRHELIRRAIDAEDEARDHLSHFKIANRSDFSLSKTAQASHVTREVFPRKLEEVRLRSLPLLVQSAVVRNRARQIQRDMANIEFQSLKDIQNMSEVQDALDHGRSLRGKSAKAIEFHLRAEALKNLTRSEELADIRKYQRENMSVLWDGRDHLRLMEQRTRNLIDEDKLTAPLNNLSRELRGYEEKSSNYFLNKRFYRRSSVRRWNKEC; from the exons ATGGCAGGTTACTTGCCCCCTATGTACGTACCCTCCGAGCCAAAATGGAAGCACTGGCCCACCTACATCTACGACAAAAACTACAGCTGTGGGGTCAATTATTATCAACCTATGCTGGATTACATAGAGCGGCAAGGTAGAAGTAATTATCGAAGTTCAAGGATGTCAGAACCACCAGAGTTACCCTGGTCCGATGGTAGAGCTTTATGGGAGGACAAACCCGTGGAACCGTACTCGAGGCACGAGCTTATTAGACGAGCGATCGACGCCGAAGATGAAGCTAGGGATCACCTGTCCCACTTCAAG ATAGCGAATCGCTCGGACTTCAGCTTGTCGAAGACAGCGCAGGCCAGCCACGTGACCAGAGAGGTGTTCCCACGAAAACTCGAAGAAGTGCGACTGAGATCGTTACCGTTACTGGTGCAGAGCGCGGTTGTCAGGAATCGGGCTAGACAGATCCAGCGAGACATGGCCAACATCGAATTCCAGTCCCTCAAGGACATTCAGAACATGTCCGAGGTGCAGGACGCCCTTGATCATGGCAGAAGTCTTCGAGGTAAATCCGCGAAAGCGATCGAGTTCCATTTGAGGGCCGAAGCCTTGAAGAACCTGACCAGGAGTGAAGAGTTGGCTGACATCAGAAAGTATCAGAGAGAGAACATGTCGGTTTTGTGGGATGGCAGGGACCATCTCAGGCTGATGGAACAGAGGACGAGGAATCTGATCGACGAAGACAAACTGACTGCTCCATTGAACAACCTGAGCAGAGAGCTGAGAGGATACGAGGAGAAGTCTAGCAACTATTTCCTGAACAAGAG GTTTTATAGAAGATCAAGTGTTCGGAGGTGGAACAAGGAATGCTGA
- the LOC117611655 gene encoding paramyosin, short form isoform X1 — protein sequence MAGYLPPMYVPSEPKWKHWPTYIYDKNYSCGVNYYQPMLDYIERQGRSNYRSSRMSEPPELPWSDGRALWEDKPVEPYSRHELIRRAIDAEDEARDHLSHFKIANRSDFSLSKTAQASHVTREVFPRKLEEVRLRSLPLLVQSAVVRNRARQIQRDMANIEFQSLKDIQNMSEVQDALDHGRSLRGKSAKAIEFHLRAEALKNLTRSEELADIRKYQRENMSVLWDGRDHLRLMEQRTRNLIDEDKLTAPLNNLSRELRGYEEKSSNYFLNKRYQRLLRPARLYGCLGIRPA from the exons ATGGCAGGTTACTTGCCCCCTATGTACGTACCCTCCGAGCCAAAATGGAAGCACTGGCCCACCTACATCTACGACAAAAACTACAGCTGTGGGGTCAATTATTATCAACCTATGCTGGATTACATAGAGCGGCAAGGTAGAAGTAATTATCGAAGTTCAAGGATGTCAGAACCACCAGAGTTACCCTGGTCCGATGGTAGAGCTTTATGGGAGGACAAACCCGTGGAACCGTACTCGAGGCACGAGCTTATTAGACGAGCGATCGACGCCGAAGATGAAGCTAGGGATCACCTGTCCCACTTCAAG ATAGCGAATCGCTCGGACTTCAGCTTGTCGAAGACAGCGCAGGCCAGCCACGTGACCAGAGAGGTGTTCCCACGAAAACTCGAAGAAGTGCGACTGAGATCGTTACCGTTACTGGTGCAGAGCGCGGTTGTCAGGAATCGGGCTAGACAGATCCAGCGAGACATGGCCAACATCGAATTCCAGTCCCTCAAGGACATTCAGAACATGTCCGAGGTGCAGGACGCCCTTGATCATGGCAGAAGTCTTCGAGGTAAATCCGCGAAAGCGATCGAGTTCCATTTGAGGGCCGAAGCCTTGAAGAACCTGACCAGGAGTGAAGAGTTGGCTGACATCAGAAAGTATCAGAGAGAGAACATGTCGGTTTTGTGGGATGGCAGGGACCATCTCAGGCTGATGGAACAGAGGACGAGGAATCTGATCGACGAAGACAAACTGACTGCTCCATTGAACAACCTGAGCAGAGAGCTGAGAGGATACGAGGAGAAGTCTAGCAACTATTTCCTGAACAAGAGGTACCAACGCCTATTAAGACCCGCACGGTTGTACGGATGCCTTGGAATTAGACCCGCTTGA